In a genomic window of Phacochoerus africanus isolate WHEZ1 chromosome 6, ROS_Pafr_v1, whole genome shotgun sequence:
- the LOC125128738 gene encoding olfactory receptor 11A1-like produces the protein MVILLWENQTVESFVLRGFSSIQELNIFLFMMFLVFYILIVSGNILIVLLVLFSHRLHTPMYFFLVNLSFLEIWYTSNIVPKMLIIILAKQKTISVSGCLTQFYFFGSLAATECLLLAVMSYDRYLAICQPLHYPILMTGPFCVRLAASSWLCCFLLTAVTMVLLSRLTFCGSNEIDHFFCDFTPLVHLSCMDTSLTEMVAYSTSSAVTLFPFLLITASYSCILAVILRIPSGTGRQKAFSTCSSHLTVVIVFYGTLIATYLVPSANSSQLLRKGFSLLYTILTPMFNPLIYSLRNRDILEALKKCWSKKPDFLA, from the coding sequence ATGGTAATCCTGCTCTGGGAAAACCAAACGGTAGAATCCTTTGTGCTTAGAGGATTCTCTTCCATCCAAGAgctaaatattttcctctttatgatgtttttagttttttacatCTTAATTGTTTCTGGAAACATCCTCATTGTCCTGCTAGTTTTATTCAGCCATCGCCTCCAtacccccatgtactttttcttGGTGAACCTGTCCTTTCTGGAGATCTGGTATACCTCCAATATTGTCCCCAAGATGTTGATAATTATCCTAGCTAAACAGAAGACGATATCTGTGTCTGGCTGCTTGACACAGTTCTACTTCTTTGGATCCTTGGCTGCAACAGAGTGCCTCTTGCTTGCTGTGATGTCCTATGACCGTTACCTGGCCATCTGCCAACCTCTCCACTATCCCATCCTCATGACCGGCCCCTTCTGCGTTAGACTGGCTGCCAGCTCTTGGCTCTGCTGCTTCCTTCTCACAGCAGTCACGATGGTCCTACTGTCTAGACTAACCTTCTGTGGATCCAATGAAATTGATCACTTCTTTTGTGACTTCACCCCTCTGGTCCATCTCTCCTGTATGGACACCTCGCTAACTGAGATGGTTGCCTATTCCACCTCTTCTGCAGTGACTCTGTTTCCCTTTCTCCTCATCACAGCCTCCTACTCCTGCATCCTTGCTGTTATCCTAAGAATTCcatctggcacaggccggcaaaAGGCCTTCTCCACATGCTCCTCCCACCTCACGGTGGTCATAGTATTTTATGGGACTCTGATTGCCACATATCTCGTGCCCTCGGCCAACTCTTCCCAACTCTTGCGCAAAGGGTTTTCTCTGCTCTATACCATCCTGACACCCATGTTCAACCCCCTCATCTATAGCCTAAGAAACAGAGACATCCTTGAAGCCCTGAAGAAGTGCTGGAGTAAGAAGCCAGATTTCCTTGCGTGA